One Lachnospiraceae bacterium C1.1 DNA segment encodes these proteins:
- a CDS encoding recombinase family protein, with translation MSTIYGYARCSTNESKQDINRQKRELKKLGIKDDKHIYWEYSSGSKTDRAEFQKLLEIVKQGDSIAATEVSRLTRSTKHLCEIMQLVQDRHIQLIIGNFIVDCRNEEIDPMTKGMLMMWGVFSEMERDIISQRVRSGMENARSKGRKIGRPRLTKENIPDKFLKRYDLYKKGNINITEFAKIMECSRTTIYKYIKMMS, from the coding sequence ATGTCAACCATTTATGGATATGCTCGTTGCAGCACAAATGAATCAAAACAGGATATAAATCGCCAAAAAAGAGAATTGAAAAAACTCGGCATTAAAGATGATAAACATATTTATTGGGAATATAGCTCCGGTAGTAAAACCGACAGAGCTGAATTTCAAAAACTTCTGGAAATTGTAAAACAGGGTGATTCCATCGCTGCTACCGAAGTATCAAGGCTTACCAGATCGACAAAGCATTTATGTGAGATCATGCAGCTTGTACAAGACCGACATATACAGCTTATTATTGGTAATTTTATAGTAGACTGCAGGAATGAAGAAATTGACCCTATGACTAAAGGGATGCTTATGATGTGGGGAGTTTTTTCCGAAATGGAACGGGATATCATATCTCAAAGAGTAAGATCCGGAATGGAAAATGCCCGCTCAAAGGGAAGAAAAATCGGGAGACCACGTTTGACTAAGGAAAATATCCCGGATAAATTTCTTAAGCGTTATGACTTATATAAAAAGGGCAATATAAATATAACAGAATTTGCAAAAATAATGGAATGTTCAAGGACAACGATATATAAATATATAAAAATGATGTCCTGA